Proteins encoded by one window of Salarias fasciatus chromosome 1, fSalaFa1.1, whole genome shotgun sequence:
- the wdsub1 gene encoding WD repeat, SAM and U-box domain-containing protein 1 isoform X1 produces MTSLVCTLQHHQDDVNWCAFSAKLLATCSGDKTLRIYNTNNFSELAFSPLSGHGYGVHCCCFSACGQFLASCSTDATTVVWSMVTGEIEAVLEHPGRSPVRICALSPDSLHLVSGAADGTLALWDFPSKQLQRTGGVTETTVVACSFSPCSQMFMSGSTYGDLRLWDLNMNQLVAEKNAHDLGVSCCTFAPNIFSGGQVVQFQLASCGQDSLLKIWTINKFSSGGCKMQLLHTLTGQSAPVLSCAYSSDGQLLVSGSVDKSVTIYDANNGRLLYTLTQHERYVTACSFSPTSQLLATGSMDKTVNIWKLSDGCSGHSVKALPEESTQTSNEGRTSAGRSKLLVSDWSEDDVSQWLAEEGLGGLVDTFKANNIDGTELLGLTKETLASELHIESVGVRNKILRKVEELKSDSVCSGTPDEFLCPITRELMREPVIAADGYSYEREAIESWINTKNRSSPMTNLPLLTTLLTPNHTLKMAIGRWKTSQ; encoded by the exons ATGACGTCTCTCGTCTGCACTTTACAACACCATCAGGACGATGTCAACTGGTGTGCCTTCTCAGCCAAGCTGTTGGCCACATGTTCAGGGGATAAAACTCTCAGGATATACAACACCAACAACTTCTCGGAGCTGGCCTTTTCGCCGCTGTCCGGACATGGCTATGGcgttcactgctgctgcttcagcgcCTGCGGGCAGTTCCTGGCCTCCTGCTCTACAGATGCCACCACAGTGGTTTGGTCCATGGTCACGGGGGAGATCGAGGCCGTCCTGGAGCACCCTGGTCGCAGCCCCGTCAGGATCTGCGCTCTGTCTCCGGACTCCCTCCATCTGGTCTCTGGAGCAGCCGATGGCACTCTGGCTCTCTGGGATTTCCCTTCCAAACAATTACAGAG GACCGGCGGAGTGACAGAAACCACGGTGGTGGCGTGCTCCTTCAGCCCGTGCAGTCAGATGTTCATGAGCGGCTCCACCTATGGAGACCTCCGTCTGTGGGACCTGAACATGAATCAGCTTGTTGCGGAGAAGAACGCCCATGACCTGGGTGTCTCCTGCTGCACCTTCGCTCCCAACATCTTCAGCG GCGGTCAAGTCGTGCAGTTCCAGCTGGCATCCTGTGGACAAGACAGTCTCCTGAAAATATGGACCATTAATAAGTTCAGCTCTGGAG GCTGTAAGATGCAGCTCCTGCACACTCTAACCGGCCAGTCGGCTCCAGTGCTCTCCTGTGCGTACTCCTCAGACGGGCAGCTGCTCGTGTCTGG gtCTGTGGACAAATCGGTCACAATCTACGATGCT AATAATGGACGTTTGCTCTACACACTGACCCAGCACGAGAG GTATGTGACGGCGTGCTCCTTCTCTCCAACGTCACAGCTGCTCGCCACTGGGTCTATGGATAAGACTGTGAACATCTGGAAGCTGTCGGATGGATGCAGCGGGCACA GCGTAAAAGCACTCCCTG AGGAGTCGACTCAGACATCAAACGAAG gGAGAACCTCGGCGGGCCGATCGAAGCTGCTGGTCAGCGATTGGTCGGAGGACGACGTGTCACAGTGGCTGGCGGAGGAAGGCCTCGGGGGATTGGTGGACACGTTCAAGGCCAATAACATCGACGGGACGGAGCTGCTCGGTCTCACCAAGGAAACGCTGGCGTCAGAGCTGCACATAG agtcAGTAGGCGTACGCAATAAAATTctgaggaaggtggaggagctgaagagtgATTCGGTGTGCTCTGGCACTCCTGATGAGTTCCTGTGTCCAATCACCCGGGAGCTGATGAGGGAGCCAGTTATTGCAGCGG ATGGTTACTCCTATGAGAGAGAGGCCATCGAGAGCTGGATCAACACCAAGAATCGCTCCAGCCCGATGACCAACCTCCCTCTGCTGACCACTCTGCTCACGCCGAACCACACGCTGAAGATGGCCATTGGCCGCTGGAAGACCAGCCAGTAG
- the wdsub1 gene encoding WD repeat, SAM and U-box domain-containing protein 1 isoform X2, with the protein MTSLVCTLQHHQDDVNWCAFSAKLLATCSGDKTLRIYNTNNFSELAFSPLSGHGYGVHCCCFSACGQFLASCSTDATTVVWSMVTGEIEAVLEHPGRSPVRICALSPDSLHLVSGAADGTLALWDFPSKQLQRTGGVTETTVVACSFSPCSQMFMSGSTYGDLRLWDLNMNQLVAEKNAHDLGVSCCTFAPNIFSGGQVVQFQLASCGQDSLLKIWTINKFSSGGCKMQLLHTLTGQSAPVLSCAYSSDGQLLVSGSVDKSVTIYDANNGRLLYTLTQHERYVTACSFSPTSQLLATGSMDKTVNIWKLSDGCSGHKESTQTSNEGRTSAGRSKLLVSDWSEDDVSQWLAEEGLGGLVDTFKANNIDGTELLGLTKETLASELHIESVGVRNKILRKVEELKSDSVCSGTPDEFLCPITRELMREPVIAADGYSYEREAIESWINTKNRSSPMTNLPLLTTLLTPNHTLKMAIGRWKTSQ; encoded by the exons ATGACGTCTCTCGTCTGCACTTTACAACACCATCAGGACGATGTCAACTGGTGTGCCTTCTCAGCCAAGCTGTTGGCCACATGTTCAGGGGATAAAACTCTCAGGATATACAACACCAACAACTTCTCGGAGCTGGCCTTTTCGCCGCTGTCCGGACATGGCTATGGcgttcactgctgctgcttcagcgcCTGCGGGCAGTTCCTGGCCTCCTGCTCTACAGATGCCACCACAGTGGTTTGGTCCATGGTCACGGGGGAGATCGAGGCCGTCCTGGAGCACCCTGGTCGCAGCCCCGTCAGGATCTGCGCTCTGTCTCCGGACTCCCTCCATCTGGTCTCTGGAGCAGCCGATGGCACTCTGGCTCTCTGGGATTTCCCTTCCAAACAATTACAGAG GACCGGCGGAGTGACAGAAACCACGGTGGTGGCGTGCTCCTTCAGCCCGTGCAGTCAGATGTTCATGAGCGGCTCCACCTATGGAGACCTCCGTCTGTGGGACCTGAACATGAATCAGCTTGTTGCGGAGAAGAACGCCCATGACCTGGGTGTCTCCTGCTGCACCTTCGCTCCCAACATCTTCAGCG GCGGTCAAGTCGTGCAGTTCCAGCTGGCATCCTGTGGACAAGACAGTCTCCTGAAAATATGGACCATTAATAAGTTCAGCTCTGGAG GCTGTAAGATGCAGCTCCTGCACACTCTAACCGGCCAGTCGGCTCCAGTGCTCTCCTGTGCGTACTCCTCAGACGGGCAGCTGCTCGTGTCTGG gtCTGTGGACAAATCGGTCACAATCTACGATGCT AATAATGGACGTTTGCTCTACACACTGACCCAGCACGAGAG GTATGTGACGGCGTGCTCCTTCTCTCCAACGTCACAGCTGCTCGCCACTGGGTCTATGGATAAGACTGTGAACATCTGGAAGCTGTCGGATGGATGCAGCGGGCACA AGGAGTCGACTCAGACATCAAACGAAG gGAGAACCTCGGCGGGCCGATCGAAGCTGCTGGTCAGCGATTGGTCGGAGGACGACGTGTCACAGTGGCTGGCGGAGGAAGGCCTCGGGGGATTGGTGGACACGTTCAAGGCCAATAACATCGACGGGACGGAGCTGCTCGGTCTCACCAAGGAAACGCTGGCGTCAGAGCTGCACATAG agtcAGTAGGCGTACGCAATAAAATTctgaggaaggtggaggagctgaagagtgATTCGGTGTGCTCTGGCACTCCTGATGAGTTCCTGTGTCCAATCACCCGGGAGCTGATGAGGGAGCCAGTTATTGCAGCGG ATGGTTACTCCTATGAGAGAGAGGCCATCGAGAGCTGGATCAACACCAAGAATCGCTCCAGCCCGATGACCAACCTCCCTCTGCTGACCACTCTGCTCACGCCGAACCACACGCTGAAGATGGCCATTGGCCGCTGGAAGACCAGCCAGTAG